The window TGTTTAGAGATATTGGCGTGTGCTGGCTGGCCAGTGGTGATTCAGACAAAATCCCTTTTAGTTTTGCGGGACATGGATATTTTGAAAAAAGGGAAAAATTTTGAGGTTGGTTTCAGTATTGCCACAGCTGATGATAGTGTTAGAAGAATTTTTGAACCTCAAGCCCCTCCAATAAAAGACAGAATTAGGGCGCTTGATAAATTGCATAGCGCTGGCATAAGGACCTATGTTATGATTGCGCCGATACTTCCGGGGACAGTAGGCCTTCCAGAAATGCTCGCAGGAAAAGTTGACTATGCGATAATTGATAGAATGAATTATCATTATGCTGATTGGGTATATTCGAAATACGGATTGGAAAACAAAATGACTGACGACTTTTTTTGCCAGACAGAGCAGAATCTTTCTTCAACATTTGCGAAATTGGGAATCAGTTGTTGAAATACGCTTTATTTACAATGAGTTTGCAACGAGACCCGGCCTCGTTGCGAGTTTGGAAACCAGGTTTCCAAGATGAGGCTTCCAAAATGATAGATACAAAGAATCGCTTTTTGAGCGTATATGTCTAAGAGGTTTATTGAATGACTAGAATAGATTAATAACCCAGCCCCAAATCTTCAAAATATTAAAATCAGGTCAAAACCGTGAAAAACTATCAAAAATCGTATTTTTTCACGGTTTTATTGACAAAAACGTGAAAGAAACTATAATATAGACATATGACTAAAGTATTAAGTGTTTTCAATAAAATAAACTCATTGCGCGAGAGATATTATAAGGCGTCTATTGGAAAAGAGGCGCTTATTAAACTTATCAATGAAGCTGAGATTCCTGAGCAAGTGTATAACTCAAACGCAATTGAGAACAGCGCGCTTACATTGGAAGAAACAGAAAAGATTCTGCTTAAGATTGACCTTGATAGATTTATTAGTGAACGAGAAATATTTGAAGCAAAAAATCTTGCTAATGTGGTTTTATATATAGATAAACGAGCAAAGGAACAAGAAATAAATCTTGATGTTATTTTATTGCTTCATAAAATGCTTATTTCAAATATTCGTGATGATGTTGCGGGCAGATTTCGTAAGTCTGGAGAATATGTGAGAGTGGGAAGCCATATTGCGCCAAGATCAGAGGAAATAATAGAGCGATTAGAAAAGATGTTGATGGAATATAATGCTAGCGGTGATCAAAATATTATTAAACGAATTGCGAGATTGCATCTTGATTTTGAGCACACACATCCTTTCTGTGATGGTAATGGTCGCATAGGAAGAGTTATAAATAATTATCTATTAATACGAGAAGGCTTTGTGCCAATAAATATTAAATTTATTGATAGAAAAAAGTATTATAATGCTTTTAAAGAATTTGATGAGAAAGGCAAAACAGAGATAATGGAAGAGATTGTAGCTAAGGCTCTTACTAATAGTTATTATAAACGATTAGCATACTTGGAGAGCAGGAAGATAATGACACTAATTGATTATGCTAAAGAGAAAAAACTTTCTCATTCAAATCTTATTAATAAAGCTACGCGTCAAACAATAGAAGCTTTTTTGGAAAAAGGAATTTGGAAAATTGGAGCATGATTATGCATTATAAACAAATCATATTTTAATAACCAAACACCAAATCTTTGAAATTCTAAAATCAGGCCGAAACGCCTTCTGCTGGTAGCGGTAATACTTTTTTATTGAATCAATATATTCAACATTCAAATGTCGCAACGAGGCCCGACCTCGTTGTGAGTTTGGAAACCAGGTTTCCAAGATGAGGCTTCCAAAATGATAGATACAAAGAATCGCTTTTTGAGCGATTTTTCTTTATTACATAATGGTTTTTTGGTAGAATAAAGATATGAAAAATAAACGACAATCAATAATCAGCGATTGATGATAGATTATTAATGATTAGTGATTAATAATTAATGATTAGTGATTAATAATTAGTAATTAACAGAACCCAATGATTCCAGAAAAATTAACAAACAGAACGATGAGCCGAACGAAAGTCATTGCCTTGTCAGGCGACCGAGCTATAAGCTCGTCTTTAATTTTATCCAGCGCCGGGTTTTTTGCCCCGCTATTGTTTTCCCATCCGCAATGGTTGATTGGCGCGATAGTCAATGCAATACTTTTTATTTCTGCTGAAAAGCTTAATTTCAAAAAACAGCTGCCAGTTATCATCCTTCCGAGTATCGGCGCTTGGGCGCATGGAGTTATTTTCGGGCCTTCAACGATTTTTCTTTTGTATTTTCTTCCGTTTATTTGGCTAGGAAATGCGGTTTTAGTTAGGGTTATGTGTTTGAAAAAAATCAGTCATTGGCCATTTTTGAGTAGAGCTATAATCGCCTCTGTTCTAAAATCGTTTGTATTATTTTTAGTCGCTTATCTCTATATCGGCTCTCATTTGGTTCCAAAAATATTTTTAACTTCAATGGGCATTATCCAGCTCATCACTGCCATTAGTGGCGGGGTTATCGCTTATTTCGTAATCCATAGCACAACCGCAACAAAAAATGAAAGACATTATTAATCTTATCCGAAAAAATAAATCAGTTGCCTTGCTTGCTCCGTCTTTTCCGATTGATTTCAAATACCCGGATATTATCGGGATGTTGAGGCATCTTGGCTTTGATAAAGTTACAGAGCTTACTTTTGGCGCAAGAATGGTTAATTGGGCCTATGCTCAATATATTAAAGAGCATTCAGAACAAGAATTGTTTATCGCCTCGCCATGCCCGACTGTGGTTGCCCTTATTCAGTCGCAATACCCGGAATTTATGAAGTTTTTAATTCCAGTGGTTTCACCAATGGCTTCAATGGCGAGAATATACAAACAAAGGAATAAGGATTATAAAGTTGTTTTTATATCTCCTTGTTATGCCAAGAAGAATATTGAGGCGCCGAAGTATAAAAAAATAATAGACGCGGTGATTACTTTTGAAGAATTACAACAAATTTTTGACGCAGAAGGGATTGACGAAAAGGACTTTAACAGAAAATACTATTTTGATTCTTTAATCAGAGAATACACAAAAATTTATCCTGTTTCAGGAGGACTGGCTGCCACTTCCCGCATCAGCGAACTTTTTAAGAACAAGGAAATATTGATAACTGATGGCACAGAGAACATTAAGAAAGCGCTTGAAGATATCAAGTCCGGCAAAAAACAATATAGATTTTTAGATATTCTTAATTGTCCTGGGGGATGTATCGGAGGTCCTGCCATTAATAACAAAAAACTATCTACAAGAAAGAAAAGAGATATTATATACGACTATACTCGTAAATCATCGGAGCAAAATATGGGCAAACACCACGGGAAAATTGAGCATGCCGATGATGTTGATTTCAGCGCCAGCCTTTAATATTCCTCTATTGTTTAAGAATAAAAGTGATATAATATATAATATAAAATATTTTTTAACTTTACTTAGAGTCATAATTTTCCCATTTGAATATCGCGAATCATTAATGATTAACTTATGAAATTTTTTAATTTTGTAATCATCCTAATAGTCTCGTTTTTTGTTTTTAATAATGTTATTTTAGCGAAGGAACCATCGAACAATATCTTCTCGTCTTCGTTGGAACAAGGAAATTCTATAGATGAGTCAGCGACTACAGGCGCTGTTGCAATCGTTTCTGGCGTAGCTCAAGATAATAAAAAAGTAGAAATGACTCCTTCTGTCCGGATTATTTCGCCGACAAAAAATAAAAAGTTAGAGAAAGTTGTTGATATCCAAGTTCAAGTGGAAAACGCTCAGGGTGTTGATTTTTATATTCAGCGATTCGATAGCCAGATATTAATATATTTGGGGTCGGGAGCTGTTGCTGACCCTTATGCGGATAAGAAGCTCAATATTTGGCACTATTCTTGGAACACTTTGAATACTCCAAACGGAGAGTATGATTTTTTTGCCGAGATTACAAATATATATGGCAGCTATAAGAGCGAACTAATTTTAGTTAAAGTTGACAATACAATTGAAAAAACCGTGGATTCGTCTTACAAAAAAGAACAAATTGGCAAAATCAGCGAACAACTTCAACAAAAAGAGGAAGCGATAAAAAAGCACACAGATGAGGCAACAAAAGAAATTGTCCAAGAAGTGTCTACTCTGGTCAATACATTAGCCGCAGAAATAGGCGGGGAGAGTGGCGGGGGACAAACAAAAACACAATTAGATAAAGAGATGGGCCTCACGAGCGAAACGATTGATGGAACAATAAAGGACTTGTCTGCCAATATCAAAGAAGAAAAACAAACCAAGCAGGAAATATTAAAAGAGCAAGATAAGAAAATACTGCTTGAAGAACAAATCAATAAAAAAGAGCAAGAAATAAAAGCCCTTGAAGCGGCAGAACCAGTTGAAATTATGAGAGAAAGGATGGAAGAGATTAAACAAGAGAAGAAAGAGATGTTGGAGCAGCAGCAACAGCAAAAAGAGGAGATAGAAAAAGAGGTTCAAGAAAAAGAAAAAAAATTATTAGAAATTGAAGCAGTCAAGAAAGCAAATAAAAATAAAATAATTGAAGAGTCCTTAAAGCCGATAAACAAGATTGGCCAACAGACAGAAAAATTTGAAGATACGGCGATTCGGGTTGAAAGCATGACAACAAAAATTCAAGAGAAAATAGCTAATTTCGAAGAAACTATTGGAAGAGAAGAGGAGACAAGAGCGGCGCTCACCGAGGAAATGATAAGAGACAGCGATGGCGACGGATTACCGGACGCCTTAGAGGTTGAGCTTGGAAGCGACCCATTAAACCCCGACAGCGATGGCGATGGCTATATGGATGGAGAAGAAGCGGCATTAGGGTCTGACATCATGGAGCCATCTAAGAGGAATGAGGTCGTGTATCAAGACCCAAGAAAAGTAAAACCCCAAAAAGCAGATATTTTTACCATTGAGAAAGTAGGCATTAAAAAATCCGAAATAACAAATAAGTCAATTCTCCGCCTTGAAGGCAATGGCCTTCCCAATACCTTTATCTCTATTTATATCTATTCATCCTTGCCTATAATTGTGGTCACTAAAGTGGATGCTAACGGAAGATGGATTTATGAGCTTGATAAGCCATTGGATCCCGGTCAGCATGAGGTTTATGTGGTTTTAACCAATAATCACGGAGAGATAACCGCCAGGTCAGAATCATTTAATTTTATAAAATCCGGAGCCAATATTTTACATTTAATTCCCGAAGTTTGGGCGCAAGAAACAGGTAAAGTGGCAGAAGACATAGCTTCTCCTTACGAAATTCTAAAAAGAAGTTTTATCATTCTTACCTTAGCTATTATTACTTTAGCTATTGGGGTTGCCCTTCTTCTGGTGGGCATTCTAAATAAAAAAGAATTAAAGATGAACATTTCTTCTTTAAGCCCGGCAATCAGAGACAAAAAGAAGGGAAAAATTAAGAAGATTAAGAAATAGAAATTCAGACGCCCTTTCTGGATTTAATCAAACTAAAAAAATGTTCGGCATTTTAATTAAGGGAGCAAAATTCATAAGGAAAAATCCAAGCCTGCTTTTTTCTTTGCTTTTGATTATAGTAATACCAGCTTTGGTATTTTTTATTACTTCTTTTTTGGCAAAATCATTTCAGGACAACATAGACCTTACCTTGCAAAAACAAGCGATAATGATTCAAGATGTTTTATCTCCTTATGTGCTTGAGCATTATAGTCAACCGGAAATATTACAAGAAAGATTAAAATATTTAGCCGAAAATAATTCTGACCTTAAAAAAATTAGGGTTTTCGTTCCGGCTGAAGGAGACAATTTTAGAATAGTCGCTTCTAATTTAGAAGAAGAAAAAGACGAAGAAATATCCGAAACCCCCCTTACTCTTGCCTGGCACAAAGACCAGGCTATCGCTTTTTTAAGTCGGGAAGAAGGCATAAGGTTTTGGAATGTTATAAGTCCCGCCTATAATAACGCCCAGGAGAAAATTGGAATGACGGGCATCGCATTGTCTTTAAAAGAGGCCGACGATTTGGTTACTCAAGGGCTGCAGAAGGCCTATATTTTTGTAACTATTGCTATTATTTTGATTTTGAGCTTGATTATACATCATACTCGCCTTTTTCAATATGTAAGCTTATTTAGGAAGTTGAGCGAGATAGACAGAGCTAAAGACAGCTTTATGAATATGACAGTTCATGAATTGCGTTCGCCAGTGGTAAATATAAGAAATTATATATTAGAACTCAAAAAAGGAATCTTTCATCTATTGAGTAGTGAGCAGAAGCTTGATTTAAATAGAATAGAACTTTCGGTTAACCGTTTTGATAATCTGATTTCAGATGTCTTAAATGTTATACAGATTGAACAGGGCAGACTATCTTTTGATTCAGAAGTCGTTTTACCCTGGCAACTTATCAATGAAGTGGTGGAAGAATTAAGATTTAAGATCGCTAAGAAGGGCTTAAAAATTAATTTTATTCAACCGGGTACAGTGGACAAAATTATGGTCAACCCTAATCGCTTCAAGGAAGTAATCTATAATCTTCTTGATAATGCCATTAAATATACTCCCAAGGGCGAGATAAACATAATTACGGAAATAAATTCTTCCAAGGGGAAGTTTTATATTACAATCGCCGATACTGGTCTAGGAATTTCTGCTGAAGATAGCATTCATCTCTTTGAAAGATTTTATAGAGTGAAGAATCGGGAAACAGCTGATATAGAGGGAACTGGCTTGGGATTATGGATCGTAAAGCAAATTTGCGCAAAGATGGATGGGAAAATTTTATTAGAAAGCATTAAGGGTGTTGGCTCGAAATTTGTTTTAATTTTCCCGTTGGTGAAAAGTTGATAATGCCTTATAAGGTATATGACGAAGGTTACGCCATAATCTTGGCAGACACATAGGACTACAAAACAGACTTTTTTTGCTATAATGATTTAAAGAGAAAAAAGGTCGGGTTAGAGTTAATCATTTATTAGTGATTAGTGATTAGTGATAAATAATTAATAATTTTTAAACATGCCAGAAGAAGAAATTGAAGGAAAATTAATAGGTAAAATCATTCATTTTTTTGATAAAATTCAAGTTGCGGTGATTGAGCTTGTTGGTCCCTTGAAAACAGGAGACACGATTAGAATTGTCGGTGGCGATACGGACTTTGAACAAACAGTGGAATCGATACAGGTTGACCATAAAGAAATAAAAAAAGCCAAAAAAGGCGATGAGGTCGGATTAAAGATTGCTGAAAAAGCAAGGGACGGCTATCGCGTTTATAAAGTTTAAGAAATTTAAATAAAGATTTTCTCAAAAATGACAGCTTTTTGGAAAGCGTTAACTGTTTTTGTTAGCACAATTATAGGGGTAGGCATATTCGGTTTGCCATGGGTCGCTGCTAAAAGCGGATTTTTTGTTTTATTAGGGTATTTTTTAATATTGGGAACAGTGGCGATTCTTGTCCATTTGATTTTGGGAGAGATTGTGGTCGGAACAAAAGAGGAACGCCGATTTCCGGGCTATGTTAAACAATATTTAGGCAAAAGATGGGGCACAGTTTCTTTTATTGCTATGTGCGCTGGGCTTTTTGGCGCGCAACTTGCCTATTTGGTTGTTGGAGGCGGATTTTTAGCCAATATTTTGAGCCCTTATCTCGGCGGAAGTGTTTTAATTTATGTTTTATTTTTTTTCGCCATCGGAAGCTTGTTAATCTACAGAGGCATCAAGAGTATTTGTTTGACAGAATTTCTGATTCTTATTCTTTTCTTGGGTATCCTCGTCTTCTTTGTCGTTAGGGCGCTGCCATATATCAATCCAGTTAATTTTTTACAAGTTGACCTTAAATATATTTTCCTGCCTTATGGGGTAATCGTCTTTTCTTTGTGGGGTTCGGCTATTTTACCAGAAGTTAAAGAGATTCTGGGGAAAAGGAAAAAGGACCTAAGAAAAGTCATTATATCAGGCATAATTATTTCAGCCATCGTTTACCTTATTTTTATTATTGCGATAATGGGAGTTAGCGGACAAGGAACTTCTGAAGATGCGATTTCCGGATTTGGTTCAATTGTTGGTGGGAATGTTTCAAGAATAGGATTTATTTTCGGACTACTCACTTGTTTTAGCTCTTATTTGATGCTTGGGCTCACTTTAAAAAAGATTTTTTGGTATGACATGAAGATGTCAGAAAAAACCTCTTGGACAGTTGCTTCTTTCGTGCCAATGGCCATGTTTCTTTTCGGGGCAAGGGAGTTTATTAATATAATCGGCTTTACCGGCGCGCTCGCAGGCGGCGTAGAGGGCTTTACTCTTATTTTCCTCTACAGGAGTTTTGTGAAAAAGAAAAAAGTAGGCAAAAAAATGAATCCCCTCTATTTTCTGTTAGCTATATTTTTCGTTTTAGGAATGGTTGCAGAAATTTCTCATTTTTTCCGTGGATAATTATAGATATTTTTAAAAAGGTTATTGTTTTTATGGCCTTTTTTATTTTTGGATAAATAGCTTGACAGGATGTTTTTAATGATTAAAATTAAAATGTGGCGGAAAATCCATTAAAGCTCATAAGAGCAAAAGATATGGACTTAGAAAGAGAAATTTATCTCACAAAAGAAGGACTAAATAAGCTTGAGCAAGAATACGAGGAACTCAAGGCCTTGAAAAGTCAAAGGACAAAAGAAGATGCCCCCACAACAGCAGCTTCTTTAGAAGTTGATTCTGAATATTTAGCATTTCAGGATGATTTGAATTTGTTAGAATCGAGAATCGCTGACCTGGAAACCATTTTAAAGAATTATAAACTAATAACACCGCCCAGCAAGGGCGTTCATAGGGAGGTCTTATTAGGCACGACAGTCATTGTGGAAGTGGAGGGGCAAGAAGATGAATTTACGATAGTCGGTTCATTAGAGGCAAATCCTATGCTTGGCAAAATCAGTAATGAATCGCCTGTTGGCAGAGCGCTTTTGGGCAGAAGAACAGGGGAAGAGGTGAGAGTCCAATCAGCAGTTGTGACTATTTATAAAATTAAGAAAATTACATATAGGATTTAGAATTAAACGCAAAAGAGGGCTATGCCCTCTTTTAAAATCCAATGAGTTCGTTGCTTGACTTTTTTATAAAACTCGGGAAATTAAAAATCAATGGAAGGAAGGGTTGGGTTCTTTGTGGCATAGAAGACCCGGCAGCAACCGCTGACCATATTTTTAGGTCAGCTATTCTGGGTTGGGTTTTGAACAGTATGAATAAGAAAAAAGAGTTAAGCGATGCCAAAATCATTAAGAGTATTTTAATTCACCACTTGCCAGATATCTATATCGGCGAAGAGACCCCCTATGATTCTTTGCTCCCGAAAGATATAAATCCCCAAAAAGACCAGGACTTAATTAAAGAAATACTTAAGAAATTTCCGCAGGGTTCAACTGGATTAGAGAAAAAGAGAGCTGTTCAGAGGCAGAAACTTGAAGAGAAAACATTTCATAGGATTGTGGTAAAATTGCCAAATGAAATTAAAAAAGAACTGGGGGACTTATGGTTAGAGTTAAATAAAAGAAGGACGAAATTGAGCAAATTCACATGGGAATCAGCCAAACTGGAAAGCTATCTTCAGTCCTTGGAATATTGGAGAAAAGAGGGAAAGGTTCAATATAAATTATGGAATAAATGGGTTAAAAAGAATCTAAAAGAGTCCTTTATAATAAAATTTCGGAAAGAAATAGATAGGAATTTAATAGATAAGCGCAGAAAATGTGAAAAAGACGCTTTGTGCGAAATGGTCCATTTTTTAAAGGAGGTTGGTAAATTAAAATCTTTGAAAAGGACAGGATGGGTTTTGGCTCAAGCCAAGAGACCGGAAAGTGTTGCTCAACATACTTTTCAAATGACAATAATGAGTTGGGTGCTTGGGAAAATGAAAGGATTAGATACTGACAGAATCGTTAAAATTGCTTTAGCCCATGATTTGTGTGAGGTTTATGCCGGCGACCAATCGCCGTATGACCCAATACTCGTTCCAAATTTAAGCAAAGAAGAGGTTCTTAAAATAGTTAGGAAACCAGCCAGAGTGCCGCATTCCCAACGGTTAGTATGGTTATTGCAAAAAAAGGAAAAAGAATGGAAGGCAGTTGTTAAGTTGACATCTTTGTTGCCAAAAGAGTTAAGGGAAGAAATAATAAATTTATGGTTAGATATTGAGGAGGGGACAACCAAAGAAGGTAGATTTGTAGCGCAAGTAGATAAGATGGTCAATCTTTTTCAGGCCATTGAGTATTGGAAAAAGGACAAAAGCTTTCCGATTTTGCCATGGTGGATATTGATAAAAGAGCGAGTTGATGACCCGATTTTGTTAAGATTTGTTGACGAATTGGATAAAGAGTTTGCCATAGCAACTAAGGTATCTGAGAGAGATAAGAAATCCAAGAAAACCAAGAGTCCAAAGAAAAAATAATTTTATGTTTAAATTTTTTTTAAAGCCCTGTTAGGGGCTTTTCG is drawn from Patescibacteria group bacterium and contains these coding sequences:
- a CDS encoding HD domain-containing protein, producing the protein MSSLLDFFIKLGKLKINGRKGWVLCGIEDPAATADHIFRSAILGWVLNSMNKKKELSDAKIIKSILIHHLPDIYIGEETPYDSLLPKDINPQKDQDLIKEILKKFPQGSTGLEKKRAVQRQKLEEKTFHRIVVKLPNEIKKELGDLWLELNKRRTKLSKFTWESAKLESYLQSLEYWRKEGKVQYKLWNKWVKKNLKESFIIKFRKEIDRNLIDKRRKCEKDALCEMVHFLKEVGKLKSLKRTGWVLAQAKRPESVAQHTFQMTIMSWVLGKMKGLDTDRIVKIALAHDLCEVYAGDQSPYDPILVPNLSKEEVLKIVRKPARVPHSQRLVWLLQKKEKEWKAVVKLTSLLPKELREEIINLWLDIEEGTTKEGRFVAQVDKMVNLFQAIEYWKKDKSFPILPWWILIKERVDDPILLRFVDELDKEFAIATKVSERDKKSKKTKSPKKK
- a CDS encoding radical SAM protein, with the translated sequence MIIREVRPKTILSKSKIFPYVINPYVGCEHSCSYCYARFMKRFTGYKEPWGQFVDVKINAPDLLRSEVGRKKQDKVWISGVCDPYQPIEEKYKLTRQCLEILACAGWPVVIQTKSLLVLRDMDILKKGKNFEVGFSIATADDSVRRIFEPQAPPIKDRIRALDKLHSAGIRTYVMIAPILPGTVGLPEMLAGKVDYAIIDRMNYHYADWVYSKYGLENKMTDDFFCQTEQNLSSTFAKLGISC
- a CDS encoding HAMP domain-containing histidine kinase, producing the protein MFGILIKGAKFIRKNPSLLFSLLLIIVIPALVFFITSFLAKSFQDNIDLTLQKQAIMIQDVLSPYVLEHYSQPEILQERLKYLAENNSDLKKIRVFVPAEGDNFRIVASNLEEEKDEEISETPLTLAWHKDQAIAFLSREEGIRFWNVISPAYNNAQEKIGMTGIALSLKEADDLVTQGLQKAYIFVTIAIILILSLIIHHTRLFQYVSLFRKLSEIDRAKDSFMNMTVHELRSPVVNIRNYILELKKGIFHLLSSEQKLDLNRIELSVNRFDNLISDVLNVIQIEQGRLSFDSEVVLPWQLINEVVEELRFKIAKKGLKINFIQPGTVDKIMVNPNRFKEVIYNLLDNAIKYTPKGEINIITEINSSKGKFYITIADTGLGISAEDSIHLFERFYRVKNRETADIEGTGLGLWIVKQICAKMDGKILLESIKGVGSKFVLIFPLVKS
- a CDS encoding amino acid permease: MTAFWKALTVFVSTIIGVGIFGLPWVAAKSGFFVLLGYFLILGTVAILVHLILGEIVVGTKEERRFPGYVKQYLGKRWGTVSFIAMCAGLFGAQLAYLVVGGGFLANILSPYLGGSVLIYVLFFFAIGSLLIYRGIKSICLTEFLILILFLGILVFFVVRALPYINPVNFLQVDLKYIFLPYGVIVFSLWGSAILPEVKEILGKRKKDLRKVIISGIIISAIVYLIFIIAIMGVSGQGTSEDAISGFGSIVGGNVSRIGFIFGLLTCFSSYLMLGLTLKKIFWYDMKMSEKTSWTVASFVPMAMFLFGAREFINIIGFTGALAGGVEGFTLIFLYRSFVKKKKVGKKMNPLYFLLAIFFVLGMVAEISHFFRG
- a CDS encoding GreA/GreB family elongation factor; protein product: MAENPLKLIRAKDMDLEREIYLTKEGLNKLEQEYEELKALKSQRTKEDAPTTAASLEVDSEYLAFQDDLNLLESRIADLETILKNYKLITPPSKGVHREVLLGTTVIVEVEGQEDEFTIVGSLEANPMLGKISNESPVGRALLGRRTGEEVRVQSAVVTIYKIKKITYRI
- a CDS encoding Fic family protein, giving the protein MTKVLSVFNKINSLRERYYKASIGKEALIKLINEAEIPEQVYNSNAIENSALTLEETEKILLKIDLDRFISEREIFEAKNLANVVLYIDKRAKEQEINLDVILLLHKMLISNIRDDVAGRFRKSGEYVRVGSHIAPRSEEIIERLEKMLMEYNASGDQNIIKRIARLHLDFEHTHPFCDGNGRIGRVINNYLLIREGFVPINIKFIDRKKYYNAFKEFDEKGKTEIMEEIVAKALTNSYYKRLAYLESRKIMTLIDYAKEKKLSHSNLINKATRQTIEAFLEKGIWKIGA